Genomic segment of Synechococcus sp. A18-25c:
CTGTTGTCCCTGGAACCGTCGGCATCCCAAATTTGGGTGATTCGACCATTCACTTCGTCGATATACAAAGTCGAATTGGCATACTCGACCTGAGGGTTTTCGCAGCGAAGCTTCAACTTCACGGCGTTGGCGGGACTAACAACAGTTGCAAGCACCGCTGCTGTGAGAACAGCAATTGACCTCATAGCTCTGGGACAGACGTGAATGAGTCAACTACATCTGTCGTTGAAAAGACCAGCGCGGTGTTCGCCGATCCGGCGGAATTTAATCCTGGAGTCCGTACGGACGGATTTAGAGCAAGCGGCAGTGCAAAACGCTTGAGCCAGTGCCTTTTTGCACTTAGCTATGCACTACTTGGAGTGTTCCACAGGCTTGAAACCTAATGGAGCCAAGGAGACTCGAACTCCTGACCCCCTGCATGCCATGCAGGTGCTCTACCAGCTGAGCTATGGCCCCATGAACGCGGTTGAAGCATTTGGCTTCGCCGTCGTCATGTGGAAGCTTACAACGACGCTGTCCCATGGGCCCAGCAATCACATCTGCCGCCAAACGGCAGCCAGCTTGCCCTGCACCTGCACCTGATCAGCAGGCAGCTCAATCGGCTCATAAGCGGGGTTGGCGGCCTCCAAACGAACAGTCACACCATCACAGTGAAAATGCTTCAAGGTGGTGCCGCTCCCCGGGACCAGAGCACTCACAATTGTTCCCTGACGGAGGCGCCCGGCATCTGTCACCGGCTCCATCAACACCACATCCCCATCCGCGATGTGAGCATCCACCATGGAATCCCCATTTACGGTAAGGGCAAAGAGCCCGCGGGTTTCGAGCACCGGTCCAAGGTCAAGACGCTCCTGAACATCGTCAAAAGCCTCAACAAGTCCACCTGCGGCAACGGCCCCAAGCACGGGGATCCCTGACGTGATGCCGCCAAGAAGCTGAAGGGTGCGGGCCTGACCTTCCTGCCAAGTGATCCAGCCCTTCTGCTGAAGGTGACGCAAACGACTTTGCACCGGCGCAGGGGAACGAAGCCCCATGGCCTGCATCATCTGGCGAATGGAGGGGCTGTGGTGATGACTGCCGATGTAATCAGCAAGCCAGTCGTAAAGCTCTTGCTGAGCAGTCGTGAGGGGCTCGGGAGATCCAGAAGGCACCGGCAATGCATTTGTTCTTCAATACATATGTACCGATGTTTCTTCGCGATGGCAAGAGCCCAGCCCGCTCAGGGAACGTCACAGATCCAAGCCACCTTCAAGGCAGTGTCATCGCGACCGACGTAATCCAGCCACTGGTTGTCACTCGAGCGGCGCTGGAGCCTCTGCTGATTACATAGAGCCCGCATGGTCAGCTCCCGCACCTGCCAGTCTTCAGAGCCATTTCGGCGAAGCAACAAAGCGGCTTTGAACTCCACACCCGCAGTGGTACGGGTGCGATCACTGAGATATTCACCAGCCATCACCGCTGGGGTTTCCAGAGCTTCCATGAACTGCCAAGGACGATCCGTCATCGCTCCAGAGGCTTGAAGCTGCTGGCGGGTCTGCGACCAGAGGGCGGGTTCCGGACCTGGAGACCAGCCTTCAGCTGCGGCAGGAATGGCGGCGAAACAACCGGCCAACGCCAACACAGTGGAGCGGACCGCTGCGCTCATTCTTCTGTCTCCGCTTGCGGGTTAGCGGAACGTTGCTTGATCAGCTCCGCCAGCATTTTTAACTTGGCATTTTCAGATTCTGATGCTCGGGTTGCCATCCAAGAGCTGGCCACTTTCATTTGACCCAGCTGCTGTAACAACGACAGGGCCGTCTCCCTGAGCGTTTCGATGTCGTCGCATTCACGGATGAAGCGCGACAATTTCTCCGCTTCAAATGATTGCTCCAGTCCGCGCTGGAGTGGATCAAGACTCATGATTTTGACTCCCACTCGAGCATGGGGTCAGGGTCTCCATTGCAGATGGCCCGAGCACGCACATAAAACGCACTCTCGGTATCGCCAGCAGCTTCAAGAGAGTCGAGCACTCTCTGCCAGTTGTCACGTTCCTGCTGGTCCATTCATCCATAACCATTGGTGAAGACCTTAGAGGCGTTCCAAAAAGGTCAGCGTCTGATCGGCCACCAACCGCCATTGCGCATCAGCCGTAATCACATGACCGCTGTTCTCAAGCCAGTGAAGGTCAACACGCCTAGAACCCGTACGACGCTTGAGCCATTCCACCCCCCGCTCTGTGATCACGCGATCCTTGCGGCTGGCTACCACCAGCAGCGGTTGCTGCAATTCCGCCAGCTGACGTCGCGTCGCCCCGATCAATCCCAGCACACGCACGCTGCAACGACTGGGCCAGCGCCCATAGGTCCAGATGCGCTCAGCGGTCGCTGGATCCACAAAGTCTTCGGCCGGACGCGCCACCGAAGAAAACACCCGTGCCAACAGTGGCGCGATCAACGCCCGCGGATCGCCACTGATGATCGGAGGCGAATAAGCCATCACCGCTTCAACCTCAGGATGGCGCAGGCCTGCCTGTAGAGCCAGGATGGAGCCCAACGAAAGGCCAGCAACTACCACCCTCTGGCCCTGATTGCGCAGACGAAGCACCAGAGCATCAATCTGCTCCAACCATTGGCGGGGTTCGATCTCCATCAAGTCTTCAAGCCGGGTGCCATGGCCGGCCAACAAGGGCGCTTCCACCCCAAACCCCCCAGCATTCAGCGCTCGAGCGAGCAAGCGCAGTTCAGCAGGCGACCCAGTGAATCCGTGCAACAAAACCACGGTCACTGGACCTCCTGACAAAGCGAAAGGATCCGGAGAAGCGGGGCTCTTCACGACTGAGGGGCCGGGCCTGAGCTCAAAACAGCAGATGCATCCCGACCGCTCAAGACTCAGTTGTTGAGGATGTGGTTGTCATAGCGAAGAACAACGTGCCATTCCCATCGAACAGATTGGCATTGCGAAAGGGAGGCATGGCTCACCAAACGTTGGCGATCGGCAACAGCGCATTGGCCAAACCCGCTTCTGCAGACGTCGACAGTGCCAACAACAACGCAGCCATGAGGGCTCTCCATCGCATGACTGGCCTCAGAAGTTCTGTAATTCTTCGAGGCCGCGAGCTGTTGTGCCGTTGTTGATCATCTCGCATCCAACTGAGTTCAAGGATTGACTCGAGCACAAGAATTCATCAGTATTGGCATCAAAAGAAAGGTCGCGATGAAGCGTATTTTCCTGTTGTGCTCACTCATCGCCTTGGGATCAAGTCCTGCACTGGCACGCCCATGGTTGTATCTCTCATCGTTTTCCCACGGCGGCACAGGTGAAGCATGCCTAAGGGATGCACGCATCGCTCTTGCAGACTTTGGATTCACACGTGATGTGGAGACAAGCCGCTTTGACAGCCAGGAAGGTGGACATGTTGAAGCTCTGCTCTCCAATGCCCCAGTGCGAGCCAAGATCGAATGTGATCCAAAGCTTGGCGTCACCAGTCTTGCTGTGACAGGTCTGAATAACGACCTCACCTACGACAAATATTCCGATCTTTTCGATGCTGAATGGTGATCGCAGGCATCCACCGACGCCTTCGACGCGAATCACAATCGCGACGACGATCGATACGGTCGCATTTCCACTGACAAGCTCTTGATCAACACAACGTTTCGGATCGGCCCTTGCCAGGCTTCTGATTCCGGCCTGATCTCAAGTTTGTTTTTAGTGCGTACGAATGCTCAAGGCAGCGCTTTGGTAGTGGCTGCCACATCACACATGCGGTGACCCAAGCCAGACCAAAGATCTTGGCTGTTGGAACCGATGGACTCGTTAACTGCCTTTGCTGCAATCGGCTTCGCCGCCGTGTCCTGGGATGGGCACTTCACCAAAGCGGGAACGCGAGCGTTCAGACATGCACTCGACTACCGCGAGCCGTTCTGCCAAATGCCTGATGCAGAGATGATCGGGTTGCTCGATGAACTCCTGGAACTGCGTCGGGAGGTGGGCTCCCACGACATGATGTTGCGCGCAGCGCAATGCCTGACCCCTGCGCAACGGATGACGGCCTACGCCATGGCCTCTGAAATCATGCGATCCGATGGGCCGTTCCAACGCCAGGAGCGTGCCTTTCTCGATCACCTGGCGTTGATGCTGGAAATCTCAGGCTTTGAAGCACAGCGCATTGATGCAGTGTTTGAGATCTTTCATGCCCGGCTCACCTTGAGCAGCAGGCTGACCATGCCGGTTCTCGATGAAACCATGGAGCTGGGCGTGGAGACACAACCGGATCCGTCGGTCGTGCACTGAACGACCTGACAGAACCAACATTCACTCAAACCAAACTCACCACTACCAACATCCAATTGACAATCCGCTGGAGCGGACGTGGCATTCAGTGCCATCCAAGGCAAAGTGCAAAGGCTTTGGGTATTTGCGCAGGTCATGTATCCCGATGATGAAATTGTTCCTGTTGTCTTAGTCGCGGTGAGCGTGGTGGTGGTGCTGGTGATCCTGGCGTTCAACGACCCTGGCACCTTCGAATGCGTGGGTGCTTGCGGGTGAGGCCTCTGAATGTTGCTTGCCGGGCTCGCCGTGGTCGTGATCACCTCCTGTTACGACGGCGACACCTGTCGAACCAGCACTGGAGAGCGGATCCGTCTGGCATGCATCGACACACCAGAACTGAATGGATCACGGGCCAAACCACACCAAGCCAAAGCAGCACGCAACTACCTGCGCCAACTCGTGGTGGGACGCGGCGTTGCCATCAAGCGGATCACAACCGACCGCTATGGCCGCAGCGTGGCTGAACTGTTCGTGAATGGGACCAACGTGCAGCAACAGCTGGTGAGCGCACGCCATGCAGTGGTTCTCAAGCAGTATGCCCATCAGTGCCCCTGGGCTCTCAAAGCCTGTGAGCAAGATCACAGCTGCCGATGATTGAGGTCATCCCCTGCTTCTCGTGAGTGGATTGCTACAAGCAAGGTGACCAACGCGGCATTGGCCCATGCCAGAAGAGCAGCTCAAAGCATTTCTCGAGGCCGTCAAGGCTGATACGAGCCTTCAAGAGAAACTCAAAAGCTCAGACAATGCGGACGCTGTCGTTGTAATTGCCAAGGAGTCAGGATTCAGCGTCTCCACGGACGATTTCAGCAAAGCGCAGTCAGCGCTGACAGACGAGGAACTTGAAAATCTCGCTTGTGGGATCTGGTTGTCCTGCATTTGTTACGACACCGCGTGAGCGAAGTTCCCAGCACCAAGCCAGGAACTACAAACCACCGAGCAAAGCAGCGAGCAAAGCCTGCTGGGCATGCAGCCGGTTCTCGGCTTGATCGAAGATGCGGCTGGCAGGCCCTTCCATCACACCTGCACTGATCTCTTCGCCGCGGTGGGCCGGAAGGCAGTGGAGAACAATGGCCCGTGAATCGGCTTCTGCCAACAGCTCTTCATTGAGGCAGAACCCCTGGAACGCCCGTTCCCGTTCGGCCTGCTCCTGCTCCTGGCCCATCGAGGCCCAGACATCGGTGTAGAGAGCCTGAGCACCGCGTGCAGCCTCCGCTGGATCACTGGTGACCGTGATCTGTGCACCGCCAACCGCCAGGGAGCGAGCTTGCTCGAGCACACCTGGTAACGGCTCGAACCCTTCCGGACAGCCAATGCGCACATTCACACCGAGCAAAGCGCCACAGAGCATCAGCGAATGGGCCACGTTGTTGCCATCACCCACATAGGTGAGCGTCTGACCTCGCAAATCTCCGAAGGCTTCCCGCATGGTGAGGAAGTCCGCCAGGGCCTGGCAGGGATGCTCAAGGTCGGTGAGGGCATTGATCACTGGAATCGTGGCCCAGTACGCGTAATCCGCCAGCTCCTGCTGAGCGAAGGTGCGAACGGCGAGCACGTCACAAAAACGGCTGAGCACCCGGGCGGTGTCTTCCAATGGCTCACCGCGTCCCAGCTGGGTGACTTGGGGGTTGAGATCCACGGTCTGGCCGCCCAGCCTGGCCATCGCCACCTGGAAACTCACCCGCGTGCGGGTGGAGGCCTTGGTGAAGATCAGGCCGAGCACCCTATTGCCTAAATCGATGCGTCGATCACCCGACTTGAGCTGACCTGCCAGCTCCAACAGCGCAGCGGTCTGCCCAGCAGAGGCATCCGCTGAGGACAGAAAGTCGCGACCGCTCAGAGTGGAGAGGTCGGCAGCAACGCTGGTGGTGGCGGACGCCATAACCGGACTTCAAAGGAGTGTTATCGGAGACAGACAGCGAATTCGTCAAGCCTCAAGCCGCAACGGCTTCAGGCAAAACGCTGGCATTGAGCATGTCCTTGAGCTCATCACCCTCGATCACCTCTTTCTCGAGGATCTTCTGAGCGATGGTTTCCAGCAGGGCCATGTTCTGGCGAAGGATTGCTAGGGCCTGCTCGTGAGCGTTGTCAACGAGCGCGCGAACCTCCTTGTCGATGGCCTGGGCCGTGGCATCACTCACGGTACGCCGAGGGTTGTTGCCACCACCCAGGAACTGGCCACCACCCTGCTTGTCGTAGGCGAGGGGTCCCAGGGTGTCGCTCATGCCGTAAGTGCCCACCATCTGCTCGGCGATGTCGGTGGCGCGCTGCAAGTCGTTGGAAGCTCCGGTTGTGATCTTGCCGAACACAATCTCCTCCGCAGATCGACCTCCCAGCAACGTGGCGATCTGACCCTGCAGGTCTTCACGTGAATTGAGGAAGCGCTCTTCCGTGGGCAATTGGAGGGTGTAGCCGAGGGCACTCATGCCTCGGGGCACGATCGAAATCTTGGCCACCTTGCTGCCTCCGGGCATCAAGTGACCCACGATGGCGTGTCCCACCTCGTGATAAGCCACCACCTTTTTCTCATCGTCCTGCAACACGCGGCTCTTCTTCTCAAGACCCGCAACCACACGTTCAATCGCTTCGCCGAGGTCTTCCTGCTCCACTTTGGTGCGCTTGGCACGGGCGGCGAGCAGTGCCGCCTCATTCACCAGATTGGCCAGATCGGCACCGGCGAAACCACTGGTGGCCTGGGCGATGCGATCAAGATCCACTCCTTCGGCGAGCTTCACCTTTTTGGCATAAATCCCGAGGATGGTTTTACGGCCCGACAGGTCCGGGCGGTCCACCAACACTTGACGGTCAAAACGGCCGGGGCGCAGTAGTGCTGCATCCAGCACTTCCGGCTGGTTGGTGGCCGCCAGCACGATCACCGGCTTGTCTTTGGAGGCGAAGCCGTCCATCTCGGTGAGCAGCTGATTCAGCGTCTGCTCACGCTCATCGTTACCACCGACCACACCCATCGAACCCGAACGGCTCTTGCCGATCGCATCGAGTTCGTCGATGAAGATGATGCAAGGCGCATTTTTCTTGGCTTGCTCGAACAGATCTCGCACCCGAGCAGCACCGGCACCCACGAACAGCTCGACGAATTCCGAGCCGCTGATGATGAAGAAGGGAACACCCGCTTCGCCTGCCACCGCTTTGGAGAGAAGGGTCTTACCTGTGCCAGGAGGGCCTACCAGCAACACACCTTTGGGAATACGCGCACCAATTTCGGTATAACGCTCTGACGACTTAAGGAAGTCGACGATCTCGGTGAGTTCGTCTTTGGCCTCGTCGACACCAGCCACATCGGCAAAGGTGACCCGCGACTGCTCATCGGGCACGTACACCTTGGCTTTGCTCTTGGTGAAATTCAGAGCGCCCTGAGCGCCCCCGGCACCCATGGAACGCCGCGCAAAGAATTGCAGCACCAGGATGAAGATCAGGGGCGGCACCACCCAGCTGAGGATGGTCGTGAAGATGTTGGGCTTCTTGGGAGGAGCCGCAGCGAACTCAACGCCTTTGGTCTCCAGGCGCTGCGGCAGATCCATGTCGAAGATCGGCGTGGTGGCCAACACCGAAGGAGCCCCTTCTTCTGGATCTGACAGCTCGTAGCGGATCTGATCCTGGGTGATGTAAGCGCGCTTCACAGCGCCATCGTTCACCTGATCGATGAACAGGGAGTAGGGCACCCGTGGCACCTGCTGCATGCCCTGATTGGGAAGGAAACTGCTGAGCAGCAGCAGCACACCGAAGCCGATCAACACCAGGTTGATAATCCCAAAGCGGCGATTGGGGCGGTTGTCGTCCTCGCGGATCGGCATAAATCACGTCCAGTCCTTCGCTCAGGCTAAGGCGGAGATTCGTGTCTCGGCTGCCACGCGATGGCGGAGAACCGAACGGAGCTGCCGCAACACAAAGCTCGCCAGAGCACGCAAAGCCCGCCATCCTCAGCTCGATGGGAGCAGACGCAATGCGATCGGAACAGCGACAGCAGCCAGGAAGCCACAAGCTCTACGCCTGGCTGCTGTCGCTGTGCTTGCTGGTGATGATCAGCTTTGCGTTCCCGAAAATCACCTGGTTGGGCGGTTTGGGCTACGCGCTGATCGCCCTGCTACTCACCCAGCTGGTCATGATTCGCAAACGGGTGATCACCCTGCACGACCGCCTGTATCAAGGGCTGGGTGTCTTAGCCCTCGTAACTCAACTGTTGTGGCTGTTCACCCCTTTGCGTTGGCACAACAGCGGCATTCCCCTAGTGGTGAGCTGGAGTGTGCTGGTGGGTTGGAGCGTGGTGCGTCTGGTGCAACGCCTGGCCAGGGAAACCAAGGTGACGGCAAGCGTGCTGATGGGAGCAGCTGCGGGGTATCTGTTGCTGGGTCTCACCGCTGGGCTGGTGATGATGGGCCTGGAGACCATCCAGCCAGGGAGTTTTGAGCCGATCGAACTGGCCGCTAGCGCCTACGCCGTTGATGCCAGCGTGCTGACGTCTGTGGCAGTGTTCTCTCAGCTCAATTACTTCGCCTTCATCTGTCTCACCACAGTGGGGTTTGGCGACATCGAGCCAATGCTGCCCATGGCCCGGATGCTGTCGGTGAGCACCGGCATTGCAGGTCCGATCTACCTGGCCGTGGTGATGGGAGTGCTGATCGGTCGTTACGCCGCAACGGTGGAACGCCAAGAGGACGATCCCACCCGCAGGGATCTGAGCCGTTGAGACAGATCAAGTCAGCTGGGCTCGCATCAGCAGATCATCACCCAGCCGCATGACGTCTTGATCACGCAGCCGTAGCACTTGATCCATGGCAGTAAAACCAAAGTCGGCCAGTGGCGTCCGCGCCAGTTCACCGCCAAGCAGCTTGGGTGCGATCACCGCCGCGATTTCCTGCACACAACCCTGCTGGATGGCAGCGGCCGCCAGACCCGGACCACACTCCCAAAGCACGCGGTTGCAGCCGCGCTTGGACAAGGCTGTCAGCAACAGCTCCGGTTCCGAGGCATCGAGCGCCTCCATCGCCACCCCTTGCGCCTGCACCACAGCACGCAAGTCGGCGGACAGAGCAGACTCGGCCTGAATCGGATAGCCCAGCAGGGTGCTGGCCAGCTGCTGATCCCAGATCTGAGCGCCAGCAGGCAAATCAAGACTGCGGCTAAACACCACACGCAACGGTTCGGGGGATCGCCGCCCCCGACTGGTGAGCAACGGGTCATCAGCGCGAACAGTGCCACCGCCAACAATCACCGCGTCGCACTGGGCCCGCATGCCATGCACCCAGGAGCGAGCCGACGGTCCGCTGATCCACTGACTCTCACCATTGGGAAGCGCGGTGCGGCCATCCAGGCTCATGGCCCACTTGAG
This window contains:
- the argF gene encoding ornithine carbamoyltransferase; translation: MASATTSVAADLSTLSGRDFLSSADASAGQTAALLELAGQLKSGDRRIDLGNRVLGLIFTKASTRTRVSFQVAMARLGGQTVDLNPQVTQLGRGEPLEDTARVLSRFCDVLAVRTFAQQELADYAYWATIPVINALTDLEHPCQALADFLTMREAFGDLRGQTLTYVGDGNNVAHSLMLCGALLGVNVRIGCPEGFEPLPGVLEQARSLAVGGAQITVTSDPAEAARGAQALYTDVWASMGQEQEQAERERAFQGFCLNEELLAEADSRAIVLHCLPAHRGEEISAGVMEGPASRIFDQAENRLHAQQALLAALLGGL
- the lexA gene encoding transcriptional repressor LexA, which gives rise to MPVPSGSPEPLTTAQQELYDWLADYIGSHHHSPSIRQMMQAMGLRSPAPVQSRLRHLQQKGWITWQEGQARTLQLLGGITSGIPVLGAVAAGGLVEAFDDVQERLDLGPVLETRGLFALTVNGDSMVDAHIADGDVVLMEPVTDAGRLRQGTIVSALVPGSGTTLKHFHCDGVTVRLEAANPAYEPIELPADQVQVQGKLAAVWRQM
- the ribD gene encoding bifunctional diaminohydroxyphosphoribosylaminopyrimidine deaminase/5-amino-6-(5-phosphoribosylamino)uracil reductase RibD is translated as MESVGGSHQNWLAWMRRALQLASLAEGHTSPNPLVGAVVLDAEGRLVGEGFHARAGEPHAEPVALDQAGDAARGGTIIVTLEPCCHQGRTPPCTDAILAAGVRRVVVALTDPDPRVAGGGLQRLRDAGLEVISGVLAAEAAHQNRAFLHRVRTGRPWGVLKWAMSLDGRTALPNGESQWISGPSARSWVHGMRAQCDAVIVGGGTVRADDPLLTSRGRRSPEPLRVVFSRSLDLPAGAQIWDQQLASTLLGYPIQAESALSADLRAVVQAQGVAMEALDASEPELLLTALSKRGCNRVLWECGPGLAAAAIQQGCVQEIAAVIAPKLLGGELARTPLADFGFTAMDQVLRLRDQDVMRLGDDLLMRAQLT
- the ftsH gene encoding ATP-dependent zinc metalloprotease FtsH, with translation MPIREDDNRPNRRFGIINLVLIGFGVLLLLSSFLPNQGMQQVPRVPYSLFIDQVNDGAVKRAYITQDQIRYELSDPEEGAPSVLATTPIFDMDLPQRLETKGVEFAAAPPKKPNIFTTILSWVVPPLIFILVLQFFARRSMGAGGAQGALNFTKSKAKVYVPDEQSRVTFADVAGVDEAKDELTEIVDFLKSSERYTEIGARIPKGVLLVGPPGTGKTLLSKAVAGEAGVPFFIISGSEFVELFVGAGAARVRDLFEQAKKNAPCIIFIDELDAIGKSRSGSMGVVGGNDEREQTLNQLLTEMDGFASKDKPVIVLAATNQPEVLDAALLRPGRFDRQVLVDRPDLSGRKTILGIYAKKVKLAEGVDLDRIAQATSGFAGADLANLVNEAALLAARAKRTKVEQEDLGEAIERVVAGLEKKSRVLQDDEKKVVAYHEVGHAIVGHLMPGGSKVAKISIVPRGMSALGYTLQLPTEERFLNSREDLQGQIATLLGGRSAEEIVFGKITTGASNDLQRATDIAEQMVGTYGMSDTLGPLAYDKQGGGQFLGGGNNPRRTVSDATAQAIDKEVRALVDNAHEQALAILRQNMALLETIAQKILEKEVIEGDELKDMLNASVLPEAVAA
- a CDS encoding tellurite resistance TerB family protein → MDSLTAFAAIGFAAVSWDGHFTKAGTRAFRHALDYREPFCQMPDAEMIGLLDELLELRREVGSHDMMLRAAQCLTPAQRMTAYAMASEIMRSDGPFQRQERAFLDHLALMLEISGFEAQRIDAVFEIFHARLTLSSRLTMPVLDETMELGVETQPDPSVVH
- a CDS encoding thermonuclease family protein, whose protein sequence is MLLAGLAVVVITSCYDGDTCRTSTGERIRLACIDTPELNGSRAKPHQAKAARNYLRQLVVGRGVAIKRITTDRYGRSVAELFVNGTNVQQQLVSARHAVVLKQYAHQCPWALKACEQDHSCR
- a CDS encoding Nif11-like leader peptide family natural product precursor; the protein is MPEEQLKAFLEAVKADTSLQEKLKSSDNADAVVVIAKESGFSVSTDDFSKAQSALTDEELENLACGIWLSCICYDTA
- a CDS encoding potassium channel family protein, yielding MSRLPRDGGEPNGAAATQSSPEHAKPAILSSMGADAMRSEQRQQPGSHKLYAWLLSLCLLVMISFAFPKITWLGGLGYALIALLLTQLVMIRKRVITLHDRLYQGLGVLALVTQLLWLFTPLRWHNSGIPLVVSWSVLVGWSVVRLVQRLARETKVTASVLMGAAAGYLLLGLTAGLVMMGLETIQPGSFEPIELAASAYAVDASVLTSVAVFSQLNYFAFICLTTVGFGDIEPMLPMARMLSVSTGIAGPIYLAVVMGVLIGRYAATVERQEDDPTRRDLSR
- a CDS encoding carboxylesterase; its protein translation is MKSPASPDPFALSGGPVTVVLLHGFTGSPAELRLLARALNAGGFGVEAPLLAGHGTRLEDLMEIEPRQWLEQIDALVLRLRNQGQRVVVAGLSLGSILALQAGLRHPEVEAVMAYSPPIISGDPRALIAPLLARVFSSVARPAEDFVDPATAERIWTYGRWPSRCSVRVLGLIGATRRQLAELQQPLLVVASRKDRVITERGVEWLKRRTGSRRVDLHWLENSGHVITADAQWRLVADQTLTFLERL